The sequence gtctaaaaatattgaagtgTTTCTGAGttctccggaaacaaaatgattacggacggacggacagaggAGGCGTCGACTCTATCCCCCCGCAGTACATGCCAGGGGTATAAAATGATTAACATCGATCCTGAAGTCATTATGAGCGTGTTGTGAACATTTCCGTCTTATTTTTTACCAACCTTTACGTAACATTTGACAGAAAAATGTACGTTATGCATAAGGTTTGAGAATGTTTAAAGACAACCTGATTTCACACTAGAtaggcaatatctcagctatataGTTACTAAGACTGATCAGGCACTGATAACAAGTCGAGTTAAATAGTAAATTTTGTGAACAAAGTGCCGTGAAACACCTAGATTAAATCAGATATAGATTTAGAACTAGCTTCGTATCAGGACAAAACTGTATTTAAACAGACTGTAGGCACACAACAACAAACCTCATGCATAACGTATATTTTTCTGTCACATATTACGTAAAGGTTGGTAAAAAATAAGACGGGCTAGAGAACGTGTAGCGTATtggaataaaataaaacaaaaaaagaaagacagaaaaaacacaacGTTAGCCTTTTTCATACCGATGAATGCCACAAACTTTCCCTTCCGCTCTCTTGGGTGTTTTATTCTTCTTTTCTTCATTCTTGTGAATACTTCAAACACTTCAAACAGAAAGGAAATTGTTACCTTTGACGCTAAAGAAACAGCAAATTTGTAGTGGTTTTCTATATTCTCCACGCCAGCTATGCGTTTCTagtttttgaagagtgtaaaACACAATAAAAGACGTGATAGGGCCTATATTTACATTAAAAGACGTGGTCTTAAATAAAACACAGACTTGggacataaaatgtacaatatgTTAAGCCTCCATGAGCCACCAGCTATTGGTTCAAATGTGACGACGACCCTTGTCTGTCCGGGAAACTGACATACATCATGGGTTCATGTGTTTCTGGTACATCGCAACAACTTCATGAAGTATCATCTTATGTGTAACTTAGATACTTTCTTTATTGGAGTCGGAGGAGaaatcacaaactgaatgacCTATTGTAGCAGTTTCAGACTGAGTACATAATACACCTGAAATGCAGACGTTTAACTCATTCATTTAAAAAGCTGAAACAACGCTGAGGAGGAGTAATCCAACAAACACTCTTACTATTACGTGGTATTTCGTAAAGgtgtgtcataacaccttcgagtgttatttgattggctaatgcgtgaactttgacattactgttactactttcatcactcattccattcatgattttcattcaggttttcgcacctgagagcatgtacattagataaaatttatttcgTTTAGTATGGTTACTAGCACTATTTTCAATTCTACgataactcaagtttctgtaataaaaccgaaaataaaacaatgtataaaaataaataaacaaatacgtctagtaggcctctcatgagtttaaacaaatatggcgtcggtcGTAAAAGTTgttgatttcgtcaaaattgacggacagttggttggaagagttgtgaatattATCAAGAGATTaaataccttctgcgtgtatgttgtcgggactgcacagtaacacacaacatcaaaagacgagcggcgctcttgtatctctatcactgccactgtcatCCGCATCCATTAGCGTCCAcccgcacaaacatattgtcactgccattcCTCCCGTGGTTTCTTATGCAGGGGTCAAAGtacttcccagaatctgaacacaataggcttgaaatcgtcttcgttcgaggttgcaggctgtgttttcagacccaattttcggtagagtcttcaacataaacatcgaatctcgacaagtgggaattccaagccgCGATGAGAAGGCGTCATTGGCATCCTGAGCAAAGCgtcgccgaattatttacattaactcgtcctccgatgaagaacattaagctaAACTATTTGATACATACAATTtcctgttattcacattcatctttgctgtgGAGTTTGCCTGTCCTAATTAAAGGCTCCCTAGAATAttcttctttgtgaacacttctcaacatgacgactaaCCCGACAGTtgatggccgactgacgttcaggcaagatttaggtcaagttccaaatatttacacttcacaaCTGTTTCGAGGAATTACATTATTGGTTTTGAAAACACATCctaaactgaaaagaattaaattttgattacgacttgattctgtcttaatttgtttattttcttgtgattaggcgccgtataggaaatacattgcctctacgcaACGTACGTTTTCCTGAAGTGAAacggttgacattccaatcaccaatgTGATGTATTAATCTGCGTTACGTGGTTCTATAaaggaaagcaaaatattgctttattttaacgatattttcacttttcagaacgtgggtaataaataggatacaaaactaCTTGATatgacataaacttgatatgaaagggtaagctcgtttaatatcctatGATTATTGGCTTCaagtaaagaaatatttttgccTTAGGATGTGTTATCCTCTTTCAAaccatggagtgagtgagtgagttatcagttaacgtcacatcgggaatatttcagccacttcgtgacaaaaacatattatatatatataattgaaatggaatatgtgcatattttaaaaatccttcgtcaatgacagtaaaacaactagaatgtcacGATTACAATTGAAAGTAGTGTCGAAAATTAAAACTGATAAGACAacttggacaaaacaatatataccACAGCTTTTCatctccaacaactgaaggcagactAGGGACTATAGGGACTTACTTGACTTTTGCGACGTACATGTACCCTAGCTGGAcgtacaccatcccctcagggTAGAAAGATTTAGCTAGaatttaaaatatcaaaatactaCGCTTAGAAACTTACTTTGAGGAATAGGTACTCtctgaggaggacaataatttgaagctatggtacagccactaacaatcgcagtcaGCAGTTTATGCTACCatgtttacaatacatattATCTCtttacaaaacattcaaaatgtaattaattcatttatttcctgtgaaaaatgcatttattcaatgatgattaacattattGGAAAGATCCTTGTTAATTCCAGGTCATTTATAGTTAGACACTTTGTGAATTTCATTGTTTGCAcatctggctagctattctcgaaacgttcgtaaccttTCGAATAAGGGCTCTGATCTGTACCTGCATATGAATACCAGAAGTCGACATGTGATAAAAGAGCAATCAGATATTGGTTTGAACCAGATTTGAATTTGAACTACGCCAGGTGCCCTAAACATAAACGCATTTATCTACAGGATGGCAGTGAGGCATCACACAAGGACCACTTGCTATTCGTTTTCATCTAGATTTTCTCATGATTTGTATATCGCAAGCAAATGACAATGAATATTGTAATGGTGATCACGTAGCATCTGGGATTTAGTTAGCAGTATGCCGGTGACCTGCCGGTAAGGTTAGTTGAAAGTTACCTCCCTAATCCTCTTTTCTGGAAAAGATATATCTGAAAGCACATGGAACGAAATGAGATGGATTGAGAACTTCGCCTGGGAAGTTTGGTGTTAAATGACTTCAGGAGTCCAGAATGTGTATTAAGGTTCATGTTTGTGACAACTtcagtattttgcctttaagctgcatttagaagttgttatagaTGACCACGATCCTTTATGGTTATATCATCTTTTAGTCGTTTACACACAACGTTACGGGGCCATGATGTAATGAATCTGAAATGATCCCGAAACGTTGGTGTAAATGATTAAAAGAAGATTTTACCATAAACGACCTTAATCAACATCTGTATTTGATATGGAGATAATGGAGAATAAATCTGTGAACTGACTGTGAACCCATTGTACCACAGCtacaaatgttgtttttgtaactccTTTCAAAGAGCGTTAGAAAGACATATTTATCCAGGGGCAGACTCTATCTCGAAACACTCTGATTACACTGTACCTAAGGTAACGCATATTACCAGTCTCAAGACATGGCAGCAATTAGTCGTCTTCCGCGTGTTAACACTCAAAATTATTCAGCACACGGATGGTTCAAATACACTGAATTTGCTGATTAATGTCTATGTGTTAAAAGTTAAAATCGCACGAGGATGTTGGTATCTTAAAATCTGGATGTCGGTTGAATTATCTTATATGAATATTAAACATGAACGCAAAATGTAATTCTTATTGTAATCCGATGTTTTCGAAGCTATGACCAATATCGGCAGTTAAATGCCTCGATTGTTGAAATGTTGCCACATTTCCAGATCCTAAGACATGTTCAGAGATCAAGAAAGAAAATCCAGCAGCTCACAGCGGAGAGTATACCATCGTGCCTTCAGCTCCTCAGTTCAGGGGAATGTCTGTGAAGGTGTTCTGCCTAATGAATGACACACACCAGCTTGAGTATGTCACACTGCCAAATGAGAACGTAGGAAGCTATCCTAAACGGTCTAATGGGGGCTGTGGACATGAAGTGCTATATTTACCAGCAGCTGCGGTTGGCAAAGATGGAGTAACAGTGTATCAGAAGATCAGAATTATACCATCGGTAAGTGCACATTTCTATTTAGATCTCTTACTTTGTCCTTGATAAATCAAACGAATGTCACAACACACGCGGCGTTCGTATTTCTTGCAAACGTCTGGCAAGCAGAATATCATTTGCATTTCATGTACATGCGTTTTGCATCAATTCTATTTAATTCTACGAATCTGTTCTGTTCCGTGTGTGTCTCTTAGTGTGTCAGTATTATTCTCAGTTGTGCCTATTGCAAATGAATAGATATGTTTATTTTGATTAATGGATAGGAATTCTGGTACACCCGACATGTCAAAAAAAATAACTAAATCCACTCAGAGAAATGTACTTACATCTCTGGGTATCTGCTTTGTTGAAATAATTCCTGAAGAAATGGTGCAATTTCGTGCTTTAGACAATGACTGTTGTAAGAGATGATACCACCTTCACCACCGGGACCAAGGCTGAGCCACATCCGTTTGGTAGAGCAGAAGATTGTTACTCATATAAAGGAAACTGCAAACGAATAGGAACCTTTCACATTGACACGCAGGGGACAGGGATGAAGTTTGCCAGAGGTGTAAGTGATTTAGCATGCAAGAGTTATATGTATGTGCGCGCACGAGTGTTTATACACAATGTAGGATCTATGCCATGAGAAACAGAATGAGAAGAAACGGATGGTTGTGGATATCACAATAAATCACCTTCTGCATAGTGGTTTCtgagctatatttatatcatgGTACATATCTATCCTTGAGGGAAAATATGACTGTGGTCTAATGAAATAGGCCTGGCACGTGGTAGCCAACATGTTGCCATTGCAACACGTGAACATTTCCACTAACACAACTTAAGATAGATAGATGGCACTTTAATACTCGACAGGGAATTCGTTTTCCTGAGTCATAAAAAGTAACAACATACAGCAGCTAGGAACACAACACACATATCAAATGCAAATAAGTATGGCATTAAGAAGATGACTTTAATTAAAATGTATATTATGACACTAAAATGGTATAAACGTATTGTAGTAACTATTGATAACAGATGCATTTTGACAATCTAATACTATTGGGAATAAACTAATTTGTGGCACGGTTGGTTTTAAGTTTGAGAATCAAAAAGCGGCAGCCAGAAGGTAAAAGTGAATAGCTTGTGCTTAATGGTTGGAATTCATCAGCAataattgattaattactttgttagaatgaagatttttatggatatcaatttctttgtatgagaacacaacgtttcggcgttgatgcttactccttcatcaggtgactgagaatggggtacagagctatagttatatgtacaggtaaaacaataacaaagtaacaagtggaatgaattaacgaaagctggaagccagtgtaaacaagcactgataggaagccgacaatgatggaagccaatggtaatacattacagatgataggatgtgtttacataacacagttaGGGGATacggacgatgtacatgataggggaTGAGGATGGAAGAAATgatgatacattacgcatgattggaAGATGTTTAcgtaacacatgattggggattaaggatgaagTACATGATTAACATGAAGGCAgttgatgtacaaacacaagctgataaggatgtacactggtagattggctatacatgaattacatagatagaatgtacacaaatagatgagattaatttatcaataagtcccaggcacttggtaggtacactccttggtcacggttgattgctggtttctgtctccggatctcggtGGCTTCTtgtagtttcctttggcgccagttgttgttgttggtagatagtatcctagtgtcctccctgcgaattcttatgtatttcacatctaaatgcccttcaaagacttaattaCTTTGTTAATTTGTAATTTTCACGAAATGTGTGATGACTTTTGAAATATTACAACTATTTTAACAAAGCAGGTTGCAAATTAAAGGTCACAGTTTTGCCGTCTTGTCAGCATAGatatgtatttttgaaattgttgTAATTGTTGTATTGCGTTCACCAAAAATGAAATTCTCGTCAAAATTGCAGATTCATGCAAATTCAAAACTCATCGAAGTATAAAATGCCAAAAACAAGGGTAAGGTTGTGTCCATCAGATTGTTTAAACTTTCAGCTTTACAAAAAATATCAATAGTGAGtgatttagtttagttttacgccgcactcagcaatattacagctatatggcggcggtctgtaaataatcgagtctggaccagacaatccagtgaccaacaacatgagcatcgatctgcgcaactgggaagcgatgacgtgtcaactaagtcagcgagcctgaccacccgatcccgttagtcgcctcttacgacaagctgagtcgccttttacgggaagcatgggttgctgaaggcctattctaccccgggaccttcaggggtaaaaaatatcaataaaattgAGAATAGCTGTAATaaacttgtaaatatatatgccTTTAATTGGGAAGTATTAGAGAAAAAAGCAGGACTACTTTAGAGGCACTTCAATTTGGGCAAGTAGCCAATATATCACTTGTCTGATTGCCCCTATATACATTTAGGCAAGTTGTAATATGACCAGTCAACGGAAGACAGCAATGTTTATCTGCTGTATCAAAATAACCTATTAGTATAAAGGGGTTGTCACCTATCAGACACCTGTTTGTAGGACACAATTAGCATGAACTAAATGCACGTGTATGTTATTATCACATTAACACTTTTAATATAGTTTAATAGATTCTACAAGATATGTAACTACAACTTTATCTATTTGCACTCACAGAAAGACGTAATAGCATTTCAAGCTATATTGTGGGTAAGATTCAGACACATGCCAACAACCGTCAAGCTTAAAATTTCCTGAACTGTGGATAGGACTGCACACTATTTCCGTATACCAGCATATCGTTATACGCTTTTCAAATGATACGTACTGCAAGATCCTCGGCATATTGGGTAACGAAGATGTGAAGAttttgtgattatctttatgGTTTAAATTAATATCTACACAGTCTTACAAATGTTTCCTTTAATATTTGATGCCAAAACGCCATACCATTATGTCGTAAATAGGGTTCACATGCACAATTTGTGTCAATCACTCTCAAACACCTAAGTTCCCAGTATATCGCTATACGTATAGGAATATGTTGCAATACAACTTACTTGCCGATACTGTATGGAGTGTTATGAATGTTAGTCATTCGTCATCTCCATCACTGTGAGAGAATGTGGAAGAAATAGTGTTCTGTCCCCCAAATTTACAAACCTCTGTGCATTTGCAGCCCACTGGGACACTGGCACTTCTTCCTAACCCTACAGTCATTGTCTTCGCTGTAAGTGTCTGAGATCCTAGATCTGGTTCGTAGTTTCTTCAAAGAGGCGGTTTGCTAGAAAATCTTGATGTTTTTCTTGCCTTTATCCTAAAAGCCAGTACTTATCTCAGTTGAGACAACCTGTCCAGGGCAATGCTGATTGATTCTGATGGCACAGAAAGTATATAGATCAACTTGATTGTGATATTGAGAGGCAGCCTCCATGATCCTGGTGACATCCTATCACCCCTGACAAGCCTTGCTTTTCCAAGTACGTCATGTGGCTTATCCGTCCTGCTCCATTCACTATACAGGGACTTAAATTATTCAACAGTGATAAGCCTTGTCTTTATCCACCGGTTAAGTGCACCTTTGCGGAGTGTCCGACCAAATACCCCTTTTGTAGCAAATGTATCTTGCTGTTTCTTCAGCTTTTCAGCCAGAATGGGCATCTCAAAAGTGCGTCCTTGTTCTTGAAGCCATGACTCCATTGCCACAAACAACATAAGGACTGGAGTTGCATGTACCACTTTCAGGCATCTAAGTCCTCCTGCATATTCCTTTCCCTAGAACAGCTATGTTGACTGTATAGACCATCACAGTCAACAAAGACAATAAAGACATGGCCTCCGCCACAATAGAGATGACCAAGACTAGCAATGAAATCCATTGTGAAGTTGCAACGTTTTGTTTTGAGATGTATCCAGCATAACCAGAACAAAGGTACTTTGCGTCAGTTCAGAATGTTTAAATTTTTCATCGTTTCTATCAACAGCTAcagccaacaccttttcaagtGTACTCTGTTCCCTGTGCCTGGGGCAGTCAGTGTTAGTTTCTCCCTCTTTTCTACAAATGAAGCAATGTTGCCGGATGTTAGATGATGAGTTGTCATTTGTGTTGATGTATATGGATCCACCGGAATGTGTGTTACCCGCTATGTGATTGTTGCTTCATATTACTGGTATATGATGCTCCACAAGAGTTTGAAAACCATCTTCAATAGCCCGTCAAAATATTATCTCTGAATGGCGATAGATCATGATATACTTACTTCTAGACGTACTTCTAATGCAGAAAACAATGCTTGCAGTCTATATACTGTAGTTTTTCTTTCAATATTTGATGCCTCTCTCTCTATTACACAGAATACAATTTTGGACTTGTCGGTGTCTTTTCGCAGTTGGTGCCAAATCCATCATTATATTGTTTTCGCAATAGTGAGAACCATAGTCCAACTTACATTAATCACTGAACCTTAACTGTGTTCAGGAAGACCAGTCACTAATCCCCCAGAAGGGGAAATCGCTctcaagaaatatttacaaatctgGCAATAACGGAGCACCCATTAAATTTTGGGTAAAACTTTAGGAATGGACTAGGAATGGAGTTTATGAAAATGGTTGTTTGACCTAGTCACAGCTGGCAATGATAAAATGCCTTCAGACAAATTATTGCCTCTGCATGGGCTGTCAAGCATGAGCGCAAGCAAGGCTATCTGTATGAAAactatcaatatatttttactTCGATAACTGATGCATTAAATGTCCCATCATATCCACATTTTGCGTCAAACGAGTTAATGAATAGCACTGATAGGATTGATGATCATTAGAGGTCATTAGAGATCTGTACTCCATCAAACTATACTGTAGTGGATGGTTACTCGAAGCCCCATCTGAAACAATTTTCCATGGACGGAGAGTATTATATATATTGCATGTGACCACAACCAAATTGAATAGACATATTATATGTGTTGGATTTGCTCCTACTTTTTAGACCTTTTGAGAAATGGCTTCTggatatatacaaatatatatagcaGACCACGTATCTCTATTCATATTATTATGATCACGATTCATATTGCTTCATAAGAGCAACGATCCCACATGTGATGTAAAACATATTGGAGTACATCTTTCTATATCCAGCTCAGGTGGACTGGAGATGGATACGCGTCCAAAGTGGACAGTGTTACCCGGACACATGATGGCGCTGTCATTGATCTGGTTTGTGGGGGCTGGTGTGCGGGATGTGTCCCGATGGAAGACATGGTTCTCTACCCAAACAGCCAGGATATTCAGTCATAAATCTGATGTGGAAGACTGTGATCACGAAGTCTCAAGATATGGACAGTAAAACTGCATCATAGACACGCATCATAATCAAATAATTTGCAGTTTACATTGTTATGATATTGTAACATTACGAACGGAAAAATCCATGCAACTCGAATCTTCTTTTTTTTGTGACGAGAGAAATCATGACAGGGTTTAAGAAATCTCATTGACCAATGCCCGGGACAAGTGAGTTTTCAGAACAAGTTACTCTCTTAAAGCCTCTTGCCCTGTGACAAATGGGCACGCTCAAAATATATACGTATGTCAttccacaaattttatttgcacttttaatttcggtcttggcctatttgttcatcgatattttctgattttaaaatgcatttttgaagttctgaactttgcctagagccttgtgcccagaaggcggtggctcatgggccaatctggtggattaattatttatgATTCTTCTATTAGAGTATATAGTCCGGGTATCCTTgatgctgcaagctggaggcccgcttgctttagcattgtccttgcgATACACCGTGGTAgttggggagctcggatgatgaaccgtattacactaaccatgacttatgaaactccaacaaaaaaaaccaaaacgttcacttgatattgaccctgttgatactgaccacagaccttctgcatcgattgagtatttgCTGCGTTTCGCTGTGATTGAGATTCCTGACAAGACGCCGATACACCTGAACCCCTTTgatgtatccaagggtattcaaggtattgctggggatgttaaacacattagacgcttacgttcggttGCACTGCTAGTTCAATGCAAAGAAAGGCACCAATCAACCAaactgatga comes from Haliotis asinina isolate JCU_RB_2024 chromosome 13, JCU_Hal_asi_v2, whole genome shotgun sequence and encodes:
- the LOC137259398 gene encoding A disintegrin and metalloproteinase with thrombospondin motifs 9-like: MVMVQSLATDVLESVKMVPFVIKLLPVLTVLATIHLPPKSVLLRSFNINVTGTFFKMQLDRTFIKSMFVAACISTTYSFKEFNYRKTGSGAPAVLDDPQHLQVQEVFGPTTCAILCSRLSCKEFQYSDTSHLCITRHSDAVSGNSVNPGSGFFDTFIDNKEDPKTCSEIKKENPAAHSGEYTIVPSAPQFRGMSVKVFCLMNDTHQLEYVTLPNENVGSYPKRSNGGCGHEVLYLPAAAVGKDGVTVYQKIRIIPSTMTVVRDDTTFTTGTKAEPHPFGRAEDCYSYKGNCKRIGTFHIDTQGTGMKFARGLRWTGDGYASKVDSVTRTHDGAVIDLVCGGWCAGCVPMEDMVLYPNSQDIQS